A window from Deinococcus malanensis encodes these proteins:
- a CDS encoding DUF4403 family protein, whose translation MSAPAEAVSTLNVPVSVPLSGVQKAANARVPAEFARVNETRSFLGGLVSVALRGTVTRTGHVRVSPSQDGQSLLIRVPIRAAFRAEPGGAGSVLARDFGGEATVSLTVTPFVQPDWEAGVKVSGDYAWTDPLSVDLGGGVRVSVQSLVDSQVRAQLAKVTAEVERAVREGADLKDRAGVLWVRAQQPWTLPTPESAYALVQPRTLSVTPFRFTPDALKVTLGAAFDLKAGLGRAPAVTARPLPALNVASTLTDRVDLSVPVRLPYPELSAAATKYAATQTFPLPVPTSPTLRITGVSVKPAGSALGVTVAVRVDGPLGLRVPATVDVTGTPVLGPGGRIVTLRNVTVRTRREGLTGRVIGWLADARAQAFVSRMARFDLGPKLTQAQAQLQGRLPYSPTPGVTLSGKVGTLQLTGLQVRPDALAVTAAATGSLKAALNASALGQGR comes from the coding sequence ATGTCTGCCCCGGCCGAGGCTGTCTCCACCCTGAATGTGCCGGTCAGCGTGCCCCTCAGCGGGGTGCAGAAAGCGGCCAATGCGCGCGTGCCAGCTGAGTTTGCCCGGGTGAACGAGACACGCTCTTTTCTGGGCGGGCTGGTCAGCGTGGCCCTGCGTGGCACCGTGACACGCACCGGACACGTCAGGGTCAGTCCCTCCCAGGACGGCCAGTCGCTGCTGATCCGCGTGCCGATCCGCGCGGCCTTCCGTGCCGAGCCCGGAGGCGCCGGGTCGGTCCTGGCACGGGATTTTGGTGGCGAGGCCACCGTCAGCCTGACGGTCACACCGTTCGTGCAACCGGACTGGGAGGCGGGCGTCAAAGTCAGTGGTGACTACGCCTGGACCGATCCGCTCAGCGTGGACCTGGGAGGGGGCGTGCGGGTCAGCGTGCAGTCGCTGGTGGATAGCCAGGTGCGCGCCCAGCTGGCCAAAGTCACGGCCGAGGTGGAGCGTGCGGTGCGTGAGGGAGCAGACCTGAAAGACAGGGCCGGCGTGCTGTGGGTCCGCGCCCAGCAGCCCTGGACACTGCCCACCCCGGAAAGCGCCTACGCACTGGTGCAGCCCCGCACCTTGAGCGTCACTCCCTTCCGCTTCACGCCGGACGCCCTGAAAGTCACCCTGGGCGCCGCGTTTGACCTGAAGGCCGGCCTGGGCCGCGCGCCTGCCGTCACGGCCCGCCCCCTCCCGGCCCTGAACGTCGCCTCCACGCTGACCGACCGCGTGGACCTGAGCGTGCCGGTGCGCCTTCCCTATCCGGAGCTGTCGGCAGCCGCCACGAAATATGCCGCCACGCAGACCTTTCCCCTGCCGGTGCCGACCTCTCCGACCCTGCGGATTACCGGCGTGAGCGTGAAGCCTGCCGGGAGCGCGCTGGGTGTCACGGTGGCCGTACGGGTAGATGGACCGCTGGGTCTGCGGGTGCCGGCGACGGTGGACGTGACCGGCACGCCCGTGCTGGGGCCGGGTGGACGGATCGTCACGCTGCGGAACGTGACCGTACGGACCCGCCGCGAGGGCCTGACCGGCCGCGTGATCGGCTGGCTGGCCGACGCCCGGGCACAGGCCTTCGTGAGCCGCATGGCCCGCTTTGACCTGGGGCCGAAGCTGACGCAGGCACAGGCCCAGTTACAGGGCCGCCTGCCCTATTCGCCCACCCCCGGGGTCACCCTGTCCGGCAAGGTGGGAACCTTGCAGCTCACGGGCCTTCAGGTCAGGCCGGACGCCCTGGCGGTGACGGCCGCCGCGACAGGTTCGCTTAAGGCGGCCCTGAACGCGTCGGCGCTGGGCCAGGGACGGTAG